One region of Gossypium raimondii isolate GPD5lz chromosome 6, ASM2569854v1, whole genome shotgun sequence genomic DNA includes:
- the LOC105772004 gene encoding uncharacterized protein LOC105772004: MLRSSSIELFKGVAGTTPTVIEYWLEATERILYDMECTPTQKLKGTMSFLRDEAYCRWQAISKYVGARYIGARTLQFFKLSQGSMFVTDYEASFLRLSRYSLGMVDDEQDKCTRFESGLRPDLMMQESPLQERVFEALVEKTKICDKVRYIEYEQKEQVRGLAKRDFDPSG, from the exons ATGCTTCGATCAAGTAGCATCGAACTGTTTAAAGGTGTTGCTGGGACGACCCCCACTGTAATCGAGTATTGGTTAGAGGCTACAGAAAGGATCCTTTATGATATGGAGTGTACCCCTACACAGAAGCTTAAGGGGACTATGTCATTTCTACGTGATGAGGCCTATTGCAGGTGGCAAGCTATT AGCAAATATGTGGGAGCAAGATACATCGGGGCTAGGACACTTCAGTTTTTCAAGCTGAGTCAAGGTAGTATGTTTGTTACTGATTACGAGGCGTCATTCCTGAGGCTCAGTCGTTATTCTCTGGGAATGGTGGATGATGAGCAAGATAAGTGTACCAGATTTGAGTCTGGACTTAGACCAGATTTAATGATGCAAGAGTCTCCACTGCAAGAGAGGGTCTTCGAAGCTTTGGTGGAGAAGACCAAGATTTGTGACAAAGTTAGATACATTGAGTACGAACAGAAGGAGCAAGTGAGAGGTCTAGCTAAGAGAGATTTTGATCCTAGTGGATAG